A window of the Salvelinus alpinus chromosome 3, SLU_Salpinus.1, whole genome shotgun sequence genome harbors these coding sequences:
- the LOC139570689 gene encoding cdc42 effector protein 3-like codes for MPAKAPIYLKSTNSKKGKKCRLRDILSPDMISPPLGDFRHTIHIGKGGERDAFGDMSFLQGKFELLPGKGEVFRPQYGVHNEFLRANSASDAQFTETPSPVLKNAISLPSIGGCQALTLPLLSTNVFSMPVKEPLDSMVGRVPIPPLGGPDGTDKLEILEMETLLCSLEVLSSNHTKPPTEVTSKPDVLLDLIEKPEKPKTKKVFKSNYENYNIENGYEKPTPTYYINGNSNGTCNGNEGFNGNGNCNGFGSFNNDITLCYEKALSDCNGDWVDRDSGVDEGRLCDIDFEFCNDKRVSQDSISYITGSLLSLELDLGPSILDDVLNIMGDPKVKSRP; via the coding sequence ATGCCTGCCAAAGCACCCATCTACCTGAAGTCCACCAACAGCAAGAAAGGCAAGAAGTGTCGTCTGAGGGACATCCTGTCCCCAGACATGATCAGTCCACCGCTGGGGGACTTCCGCCACACCATTCACATCGGAAAGGGCGGCGAGAGGGACGCCTTCGGGGACATGTCCTTCCTCCAGGGGAAGTTTGAGCTCCTGCCTGGGAAAGGTGAGGTGTTCCGTCCGCAATACGGCGTCCACAATGAGTTCCTGCGTGCCAACAGCGCATCTGATGCCCAGTTCACCGAGACGCCCTCTCCGGTTCTGAAGAACGCCATCTCGCTCCCTTCTATCGGGGGGTGCCAGGCCCTCACCTTGCCCCTCCTCTCCACCAATGTGTTCTCTATGCCCGTTAAGGAACCACTGGATAGCATGGTAGGGCGGGTTCCTATCCCTCCCCTAGGGGGCCCAGATGGGACTGATAAACTGGAGATTCTGGAGATGGAAACCCTGTTGTGTTCCCTTGAGGTCTTAAGCAGCAACCACACCAAACCTCCTACAGAGGTCACATCCAAACCAGACGTCCTGCTGGATCTGATAGAGAAACCAGAGAAGCCAAAGACAAAGAAAGTCTTCAAAAGCAATTATGAGAATTATAATATTGAAAACGGTTATGAAAAGCCTACACCAACCTATTACATTAACGGCAACAGCAATGGGACCTGCAATGGTAACGAAGGCTTCAACGGCAACGGCAACTGCAATGGCTTTGGAAGCTTTAACAATGACATTACCCTCTGCTATGAGAAAGCGCTCTCTGACTGCAATGGAGACTGGGTGGACAGGGACAGCGGGGTGGACGAGGGGCGCCTTTGCGACATTGACTTTGAGTTCTGCAATGACAAGAGGGTGTCACAGGATTCCATCTCCTACATCACTGGTTCCCTTTTGTCACTTGAACTCGATTTGGGCCCATCCATTCTTGATGATGTACTCAACATCATGGGTGATCCCAAGGTAAAGAGCAGACCTTGA